The following coding sequences lie in one Bifidobacterium sp. ESL0690 genomic window:
- the rpsL gene encoding 30S ribosomal protein S12: MPTIEQLVRKGRKAKSKKSKTLALKGSPLRRGVCTRVYTTTPKKPNSALRKVARVRLSSGIEVTAYIPGEGHNLQEHSIVLVRGGRVKDLPGVRYHIVRGALDTQGVKDRKQGRSLYGAKKAK; the protein is encoded by the coding sequence TTGCCTACTATAGAACAACTTGTCCGCAAAGGACGTAAGGCAAAGTCAAAGAAATCCAAGACTTTGGCCTTGAAGGGCAGCCCGCTGCGTCGCGGCGTGTGCACCCGTGTGTATACCACTACACCGAAGAAGCCGAATTCCGCGTTGCGTAAGGTCGCCCGTGTGCGCCTGAGCTCCGGCATTGAAGTTACCGCCTACATTCCGGGCGAGGGTCACAACCTGCAGGAGCACTCCATCGTGCTCGTCCGCGGTGGCCGTGTGAAGGATCTTCCTGGTGTGCGTTACCACATCGTGCGCGGCGCGCTCGATACCCAGGGTGTCAAGGACCGCAAGCAGGGACGCTCCCTGTACGGCGCAAAGAAGGCGAAGTAA
- a CDS encoding potassium channel family protein, which yields MRLKRWESATEWPLTILSVVFLVIYAWQILAEPRGMWNTVSEWSMNVLWLLFVIDYLVSFILADGKWDFFKSHLFDLAVVVLPIIRPLRALRVLSALNALHKTSGMALRGKIIMYVVASAVLLIIVGSLAVLDAERHAPGATITTWPDALWWTFVTITTVGYGDYAPVTATGRLIAFFLMVAGIGIIGVVTGTFGSWIVDEVSVDEEKNTEITRQQIEELSQRLEHIEQMLEKDIEASSAKGISR from the coding sequence ATGAGATTGAAAAGATGGGAGTCGGCCACAGAATGGCCATTGACGATTCTTTCGGTTGTTTTTCTTGTGATTTATGCGTGGCAGATTCTTGCAGAACCGAGAGGAATGTGGAACACCGTTTCAGAATGGTCCATGAATGTACTGTGGCTGCTTTTTGTCATTGACTACTTGGTTTCTTTTATACTGGCTGATGGTAAATGGGATTTCTTCAAGTCGCATCTGTTTGACTTGGCTGTTGTCGTTTTGCCGATTATCAGGCCATTGCGGGCGCTGCGTGTTCTCAGTGCGCTCAATGCTTTGCACAAGACCAGTGGCATGGCGCTCCGGGGCAAAATCATCATGTATGTGGTGGCGAGTGCGGTTCTTCTGATAATCGTAGGATCTCTCGCTGTCCTTGACGCAGAACGTCACGCTCCAGGAGCCACCATTACAACGTGGCCGGATGCTTTGTGGTGGACATTCGTGACCATCACCACCGTAGGATATGGCGACTATGCTCCCGTCACTGCAACCGGAAGATTGATAGCGTTCTTTCTCATGGTCGCGGGCATCGGCATTATTGGCGTTGTCACGGGAACATTCGGTTCGTGGATCGTCGACGAAGTAAGTGTCGATGAAGAAAAGAATACGGAGATAACCCGTCAGCAGATTGAGGAGTTGTCTCAGCGTCTTGAGCACATTGAACAGATGTTAGAGAAGGATATTGAGGCTTCCTCTGCAAAAGGCATCTCGCGATAA
- the rpsG gene encoding 30S ribosomal protein S7, with protein sequence MSRKGPSKKHQLLPDPIYGSTVVAQLINKILLDGKKSIAEDIVYSALDMVKEKTDQEPVAVLKRALDNIRPSLEVRSRRVGGATYQVPVEVKPNRANALSLRWLTDFSRKRREKTMAERLANEILDASNGLGASVKRREDTHKMAEANKAFAHYRW encoded by the coding sequence ATGTCACGTAAAGGACCATCCAAGAAGCATCAGCTGCTCCCTGATCCGATCTACGGCTCGACCGTGGTCGCTCAGCTCATCAACAAGATCCTGCTCGACGGCAAGAAGTCGATCGCCGAGGACATCGTCTACTCCGCACTTGACATGGTCAAGGAGAAGACCGATCAGGAACCCGTCGCCGTGCTGAAGCGCGCGCTCGACAACATCCGTCCGTCCCTCGAGGTCCGCTCCCGCCGTGTCGGCGGCGCGACCTACCAGGTCCCGGTCGAGGTCAAGCCCAACCGTGCAAACGCCCTGAGCCTTCGCTGGCTGACCGACTTCTCCCGCAAGCGTCGTGAGAAGACCATGGCCGAGCGTCTCGCCAACGAGATCCTCGATGCCTCCAACGGCCTCGGTGCTTCCGTGAAGCGCCGCGAGGACACGCACAAGATGGCCGAGGCCAACAAGGCCTTCGCCCACTATCGCTGGTAA
- a CDS encoding carbohydrate ABC transporter permease: protein MSMASFDAKPTADDASRYHARKPMWRKVSHVVILVLLVIVALGLPFYLLVVTAGKDQKEALQLSLSLPTKWHLFENFGTVIRDGKMIPAFFGSIIVTVPSVLIALVLGSMASWILARRTTRAMSVVYSLCISGLILPPAVVTVMMLLKMIGLSGTAVGMICVYVGIYLSTVIFFVTGFIRTIPPSLEESARIDGASPIRIFFKIVLPLLGPTMASATILLILYIWNDVFYALFILSGKMDTLPLNLYNVANAGLYLNNWHLIFAYIILMSLPLLIIFAFAQKKIISGITGGAVK from the coding sequence ATGAGTATGGCAAGTTTTGACGCGAAACCAACGGCGGATGACGCAAGTCGTTATCATGCCAGGAAGCCTATGTGGCGCAAGGTCTCGCATGTGGTGATATTGGTATTGCTGGTCATAGTGGCGCTTGGTCTGCCGTTCTATCTGTTGGTCGTCACGGCCGGCAAGGATCAGAAGGAGGCGTTGCAGCTTTCGCTTTCCCTACCCACCAAGTGGCATCTTTTCGAGAATTTCGGAACGGTTATCCGTGACGGCAAGATGATTCCCGCTTTCTTCGGAAGCATTATCGTCACCGTGCCGTCGGTGCTGATTGCTCTGGTCCTGGGCTCGATGGCTTCCTGGATCCTGGCTCGTCGTACGACACGTGCGATGTCGGTGGTCTATTCGCTGTGCATCTCCGGCCTGATTCTGCCGCCCGCAGTGGTGACGGTGATGATGCTGCTGAAGATGATCGGCCTTTCCGGTACCGCGGTTGGCATGATCTGCGTCTATGTGGGCATCTATCTGTCCACCGTGATTTTCTTTGTCACCGGGTTCATCCGCACCATTCCGCCGTCCCTCGAGGAATCGGCACGCATCGACGGAGCTTCCCCGATACGTATCTTCTTCAAGATCGTCCTGCCGTTGCTCGGGCCGACCATGGCGTCCGCAACGATTCTGCTGATCCTCTATATCTGGAATGATGTCTTCTACGCGCTGTTCATCCTTTCCGGAAAGATGGATACGTTGCCGTTGAACCTCTACAACGTGGCCAACGCGGGTCTCTACCTCAACAACTGGCATCTGATCTTCGCCTACATCATCCTGATGAGCCTGCCGCTGCTGATTATCTTCGCCTTCGCGCAGAAGAAGATCATCTCCGGCATCACAGGAGGCGCGGTGAAATAA
- a CDS encoding aldehyde dehydrogenase family protein has product MTDTCEETVKQLHRSFDEGISRPLAWRREQLERMKRMITAHHKDIERAVYLDLGKPAAETALMEIKLVLDEIAFVKPRLGRWSGRHHVAMPLLMQPARSWTIAEPKGVVLVISPWNYPLMLSLEPMVDAIAAGNCVCLKPSELSPNTSALLQRLIGKYLDPRAFAVVQGAVPETTELLKQPFNHIFYTGNGKVGSIVMKAAAKQLTPVTLELGGKSPVFVDASANLDVAAGRIAWGRFTNAGQTCVAPDYVLTTPDLVEPLARKMAAFTRKFFGDNPAESLSYARIVNTKQFDRLLNLLPAEGKAFSGGETNRERLYIAPTILTNVDPHDPVMQEEIFGPILPILPVQDAQEAVTFINRRPKPLALYVFSRSKATRLLFERHTSSGALGFNLPLGHLLSSRLPFGGIGASGMGSYHGKAGFLEFSHVKTVTSKPTFPDTLRLAYPPYRKCQK; this is encoded by the coding sequence ATGACTGATACCTGCGAAGAGACAGTAAAACAATTGCACCGTTCATTCGATGAGGGAATCTCGCGTCCTCTTGCTTGGAGGCGTGAACAGCTTGAACGAATGAAACGGATGATCACGGCCCATCACAAGGACATCGAACGGGCGGTGTACCTCGACCTAGGCAAGCCTGCGGCCGAAACCGCGCTGATGGAAATCAAGCTCGTGCTTGACGAAATTGCGTTTGTCAAGCCACGACTGGGGCGCTGGAGCGGGCGACACCATGTAGCCATGCCCCTCTTGATGCAACCGGCGAGAAGCTGGACGATAGCCGAGCCCAAAGGCGTGGTGTTGGTGATTTCGCCGTGGAACTACCCGCTGATGCTGAGTCTGGAGCCGATGGTCGACGCCATCGCAGCCGGCAATTGTGTATGTCTCAAGCCTTCCGAGCTCTCCCCTAATACCAGTGCATTGCTGCAACGGCTGATTGGCAAATATCTCGATCCGCGGGCATTTGCCGTAGTTCAGGGAGCCGTGCCGGAAACCACGGAACTGCTGAAACAGCCCTTCAACCATATTTTTTATACCGGCAACGGGAAGGTCGGCTCGATCGTCATGAAAGCCGCGGCGAAACAGCTTACGCCGGTTACACTCGAACTTGGCGGCAAATCTCCCGTGTTCGTGGACGCGAGCGCCAATCTCGATGTCGCCGCCGGACGCATTGCTTGGGGCCGGTTTACGAACGCGGGACAGACCTGCGTGGCACCGGATTATGTCTTGACCACTCCCGATTTAGTCGAACCGCTGGCCCGGAAAATGGCGGCTTTTACACGGAAGTTCTTTGGCGACAACCCGGCAGAATCCTTAAGTTACGCACGAATCGTCAATACCAAACAATTCGACAGGCTTTTGAATCTACTGCCGGCCGAGGGAAAAGCGTTCAGTGGCGGCGAAACCAATCGCGAACGTCTTTATATCGCACCGACCATCCTCACCAACGTCGACCCGCATGACCCAGTGATGCAGGAGGAAATCTTCGGCCCGATTCTACCGATTCTTCCTGTACAAGACGCCCAGGAAGCCGTGACCTTCATCAACAGACGCCCGAAACCGCTTGCCCTGTATGTATTCTCCCGCTCGAAAGCCACTCGGCTACTGTTCGAGCGCCATACCAGCTCCGGCGCGCTTGGCTTCAACCTTCCGCTCGGTCACCTGCTTTCCAGCCGTCTCCCCTTCGGCGGCATCGGTGCCTCCGGCATGGGTTCCTACCACGGCAAAGCCGGTTTCCTGGAATTCAGCCACGTCAAAACTGTGACGAGCAAGCCGACGTTCCCCGACACGCTGCGGTTGGCTTACCCACCATACAGAAAGTGCCAAAAATGA
- a CDS encoding LacI family DNA-binding transcriptional regulator has protein sequence MVGNNSEYEEVSVQLVQKRKRPPSIRDVARLANVSVASVSRYLNSNPHLSDEKKNSIGRAVEVLNYHPNVVAQALNSNVLKTIAVLLTDFSLFGPIQMIQGIEDEARSHGYLVSVTLVGEDLKEAEEALDVVLMNKPTGCIVIDLDRGSLLHSLIPKIEQSVPTAVIGENSSTSKALAFGSFEGGYEMTKYLLGLGHRTVYHVSVPEDGSKYTRTRGWRRALREAGATVPRPILSTWKTDEAVGIGQSLADLPNVTAVFAGNDEIAVGIIRGILLSGKKVPEDISVAGFDGNPISVLSYPSITTWKQDFRGMGTRSVRYLLGDKNQQNSSDSSEGDVSEHLIKGESTAPPKQ, from the coding sequence ATGGTCGGAAACAATAGCGAATATGAAGAGGTATCGGTTCAATTGGTACAAAAGAGGAAACGTCCGCCATCAATACGTGATGTCGCCCGCCTTGCGAATGTCTCTGTGGCTTCCGTATCGCGGTATCTGAATTCCAATCCGCATCTGAGCGATGAAAAGAAAAATTCCATCGGCCGAGCTGTGGAAGTGCTCAACTACCATCCCAACGTGGTGGCGCAAGCACTGAATTCAAATGTGCTGAAGACCATAGCCGTATTGCTGACGGACTTTTCCCTGTTCGGCCCCATTCAGATGATTCAGGGCATCGAGGACGAAGCCCGCAGCCATGGCTATCTGGTCAGCGTCACTTTGGTAGGCGAAGATCTGAAAGAGGCAGAGGAGGCGCTTGACGTCGTTCTGATGAACAAGCCCACCGGCTGCATCGTCATCGATCTTGACCGTGGCTCGTTGCTGCATTCGCTTATTCCCAAAATCGAACAGTCCGTCCCGACCGCCGTTATTGGCGAAAACAGTTCGACCTCGAAAGCTCTGGCCTTTGGTTCGTTCGAAGGCGGCTACGAGATGACGAAATATCTTCTGGGTCTCGGCCATCGCACTGTTTATCATGTTTCGGTTCCGGAAGACGGGAGCAAATATACGCGGACCCGTGGTTGGCGGCGTGCCCTTCGAGAAGCCGGGGCCACCGTGCCCAGGCCTATTCTTTCCACGTGGAAGACCGATGAAGCGGTGGGGATAGGGCAGTCCCTGGCCGATCTGCCCAATGTCACTGCGGTTTTCGCAGGCAACGACGAAATCGCGGTGGGTATCATCCGCGGAATCCTTCTTTCTGGTAAAAAAGTGCCTGAGGACATCAGCGTGGCTGGTTTCGACGGCAACCCGATTTCCGTGCTGTCCTATCCGAGTATCACCACTTGGAAACAGGACTTCAGGGGAATGGGCACCCGGTCGGTCAGGTATTTGTTGGGGGACAAGAACCAGCAAAATTCCAGCGATTCTTCCGAAGGTGATGTTTCTGAGCATCTCATCAAGGGCGAGTCCACAGCTCCTCCGAAGCAATGA
- a CDS encoding sugar ABC transporter permease, with translation MSNATISPQQRLAEQRQEGDANRKALMKQNYPLRFLVPAAIVLFIFFFVPTVLNFIYAFTDWSAFKQTINFNGFDNFNALFKNGILVKDLGITLVFAVCEAFFQNFFGLILAVFLEEDTTLNRVARVLFFIPVLMSALAVGYVWQAILKNGGALDQVLAVFVGHAVKVSWLGSTTWSIVVVSAIQGWKWAGLAMLIYLSGLKTIDQDVLEAAQIDGASGWQIFWKIKFPLLAPAVTFNVATSLLGSMNGFDTVQATTAGGPGGSTEILNLFVWRTFGQGLYSQSTTMSLVLFIMVMIIAIPLIWYLRHREAKIL, from the coding sequence ATGTCAAATGCAACTATTTCGCCGCAACAGCGGTTGGCCGAGCAGAGACAGGAAGGTGACGCGAACCGTAAGGCGCTGATGAAGCAGAATTATCCGCTTCGCTTTCTGGTGCCTGCGGCCATCGTGCTGTTCATTTTCTTCTTTGTCCCCACGGTTCTGAATTTCATCTATGCGTTCACTGATTGGTCGGCGTTCAAGCAGACCATTAACTTCAACGGATTTGATAATTTCAATGCCTTGTTCAAGAACGGCATCCTTGTCAAGGATCTCGGCATCACTCTGGTGTTCGCGGTCTGCGAGGCGTTCTTCCAGAATTTCTTCGGTCTGATTCTCGCAGTGTTTTTGGAAGAGGACACGACTTTGAATCGCGTCGCCCGCGTGCTGTTCTTCATCCCCGTGCTCATGTCCGCGCTCGCTGTGGGCTATGTGTGGCAGGCCATATTGAAGAACGGCGGTGCTCTTGACCAGGTCCTCGCCGTTTTTGTGGGCCATGCGGTCAAGGTTTCGTGGCTGGGAAGCACGACCTGGTCTATCGTCGTGGTTTCTGCGATCCAGGGTTGGAAATGGGCCGGATTGGCCATGCTCATTTATCTGTCCGGTCTCAAGACCATCGACCAGGATGTGCTCGAAGCGGCGCAGATCGACGGCGCAAGCGGATGGCAGATCTTCTGGAAGATCAAGTTCCCGCTGCTCGCCCCTGCGGTGACGTTCAACGTCGCCACGTCCCTGCTCGGTTCGATGAACGGGTTCGATACGGTGCAGGCCACTACGGCCGGCGGCCCCGGCGGTTCCACCGAGATTCTGAACCTGTTCGTCTGGCGCACATTCGGCCAGGGCCTGTATTCTCAGTCGACGACCATGAGCCTCGTGTTGTTCATCATGGTCATGATCATCGCGATTCCATTGATTTGGTATCTGCGTCATAGGGAGGCAAAGATTCTATGA
- the fusA gene encoding elongation factor G, which translates to MALDVLSDLNEVRNIGIMAHIDAGKTTCTERILYYTGKNYKIGETHEGASTMDFMAQEKERGITIQSAATTCFWNRQTHDPDKKFQINIIDTPGHVDFTAEVERSLRVLDGAVAVFDGKEGVEPQSETVWRQADKYGVPRICFINKMDKLGADFYYSVDTIKKKLGAVPLVVQLPIGAENDFVGMVDLIRMKAYVWNDVTTDLGAHYDTVDIPDDLKDKAEQYRSELLDQVAESDDDLMERYLDSGEMSDEEIRAGIRKLTIERKAYPVLCGSAFKDKGIQPLLDAVVDYLPSPEDVPAIVGFEPGDESKEIDRKPTMDDPFAALVFKISTHPFYGKLVFVRVYSGSIKPGDTVLDSTKDKKERVGKIFQMHADKENPVDAAEAGNIYTLVGLKNVSTGDTLCDDKAPISLESMTFPEPVIEVAVEPKTKADQEKMSIALAKLADEDPTFQVKTDEESGQTLISGMGELQLDIIVDRMRREFNVDCNVGNPQVAYRETIRQAVMNQEYTHKKQTGGSGQFAKVLMNFEPIPPEEGKDYEFVNEVTGGHITKEFIPSIDAGVQEAMESGILAGFPVVGVKATVTDGQIHDVDSSELAFKIAGSMAFKTAAPKAKPVILEPIMAVEVRTPEEYMGTVQGDLVSRRGSITDMKDATGVKVIEAKVPLSEMFGYIGDLRSKTQGRAMFTMQMDSYAQVPKSVSEEIIKAQRGE; encoded by the coding sequence ATGGCACTTGATGTGCTCAGTGACCTCAATGAGGTCCGCAACATCGGCATCATGGCTCACATCGATGCCGGTAAGACAACGTGTACGGAACGTATTCTGTATTACACCGGTAAGAACTACAAGATCGGCGAGACGCACGAAGGCGCCTCGACCATGGACTTCATGGCCCAGGAAAAGGAACGCGGCATCACCATTCAGTCTGCTGCGACCACCTGCTTCTGGAACCGTCAGACCCATGATCCCGACAAGAAGTTCCAGATCAACATCATCGACACCCCCGGTCACGTGGACTTCACGGCCGAGGTGGAGCGTTCGCTCCGTGTGCTCGATGGCGCCGTTGCCGTCTTCGATGGCAAGGAAGGCGTGGAGCCCCAGAGCGAAACCGTGTGGCGTCAGGCCGACAAGTACGGCGTGCCGCGCATCTGCTTCATCAACAAGATGGACAAGCTCGGCGCTGACTTCTACTACTCCGTCGACACCATCAAGAAGAAGCTCGGAGCCGTCCCGCTGGTCGTCCAGCTGCCGATCGGCGCCGAGAACGACTTCGTCGGCATGGTCGATCTGATTCGCATGAAGGCTTATGTCTGGAACGACGTCACCACCGATCTCGGCGCTCACTACGACACCGTCGATATCCCTGATGACCTCAAGGACAAGGCCGAGCAGTATCGTTCCGAACTTCTCGACCAGGTGGCCGAGTCCGACGACGATCTGATGGAGAGGTACCTCGATTCTGGCGAGATGAGTGACGAAGAGATTCGCGCAGGCATCCGCAAGCTCACCATCGAGCGCAAGGCCTACCCGGTCCTCTGCGGTTCCGCCTTCAAGGACAAAGGCATTCAGCCGCTGCTCGACGCAGTGGTCGACTACCTGCCAAGCCCTGAGGACGTTCCCGCCATCGTCGGTTTCGAACCCGGCGACGAGTCCAAGGAAATCGATCGCAAGCCTACGATGGACGATCCGTTCGCCGCGCTGGTCTTCAAGATCTCGACTCATCCCTTCTATGGCAAGCTCGTGTTCGTGCGCGTTTATTCCGGCTCCATCAAGCCGGGCGACACCGTGCTCGATTCCACGAAGGACAAGAAGGAACGCGTCGGCAAGATCTTCCAGATGCACGCCGACAAGGAAAACCCTGTTGACGCTGCCGAAGCCGGCAACATCTACACGCTCGTTGGTTTGAAGAACGTCTCCACCGGTGACACGTTGTGCGACGACAAAGCCCCGATTTCGTTGGAATCCATGACTTTCCCGGAACCGGTGATCGAAGTTGCCGTTGAGCCGAAGACCAAGGCCGACCAGGAGAAGATGTCGATTGCTCTGGCGAAGCTCGCCGACGAGGATCCGACCTTCCAGGTCAAGACCGATGAGGAAAGCGGCCAGACGCTGATTTCCGGCATGGGCGAACTCCAGCTTGACATCATCGTCGACCGTATGCGTCGCGAGTTCAATGTCGACTGCAACGTGGGCAACCCGCAGGTCGCCTACCGTGAGACCATCCGCCAGGCCGTTATGAACCAGGAATACACCCACAAGAAGCAGACTGGTGGTTCCGGTCAGTTCGCAAAGGTCTTGATGAATTTCGAGCCTATTCCTCCGGAGGAGGGCAAGGACTACGAGTTCGTCAACGAGGTCACCGGCGGCCACATCACCAAGGAATTCATTCCTTCAATCGATGCCGGTGTGCAGGAAGCTATGGAATCCGGCATCCTCGCAGGGTTCCCGGTGGTCGGCGTCAAAGCGACCGTCACCGATGGTCAGATCCACGATGTCGATTCCTCCGAGCTCGCCTTCAAGATCGCCGGTTCCATGGCGTTCAAGACCGCGGCTCCGAAGGCCAAGCCCGTCATCCTTGAGCCGATCATGGCCGTCGAGGTGCGTACCCCTGAGGAGTACATGGGCACCGTGCAAGGCGATCTCGTCTCTCGTCGTGGCAGCATTACCGACATGAAGG